From Sphingomonas sp. PAMC26645:
GCTGACGGCAAATGGCCTGAGTTTGAGCAGGGGTCGCCAAGCGGGCCCGACGTGCTCCCCTCCCTGGAAGGGAGGGGCTGGGGGTGGGTAGGTCGGCTCGTGTCGTGAGGTTTGCGGATGCGGACGCCGACCCACCCCTAACCCCTCCCTTCCAGGGAGGGGAATATGTTGCTCTGGTTTACCCCGGTTAATTCATCCTAAGGACGGGGGATGGACCAACGCCCTATCCTGTTCTTCGATTCCGGTGTCGGCGGGCTGTCGATCGTCGGTCCGGCGCGCGCTGCACTACCCGATGCACCGTTCGTCTATGCCGCCGACTCGGCCGGTTTTCCGTACGGCACCAAGAGCGAGGCGGAGATCGCGGCGCGGGTGCCGGTTTTGCTGGGGCGGTTGGCGGAGCGGTATCGGCCGCGGTTGATCGTGATCGCGTGCAACACCGCCTCGACGATCGCGCTGCCGGTGGTGCGCGCGGCGCTCGACCTGCCGGTGGTGGGGACGGTGCCGGCGATCAAGCCCGCCGCGTCGCTGTCGAAGACACGGACGATCGGCGTGCTGGGAACCGAGGCGACCGTGCGGCAGGCGTATGTCGATGATCTGGCGGCTAAGTTCGCGGGCGATTGCACGGTGCTGCGCTACGGCTCGGCGGCTCTGGTCGAGATGGCCGAGGCGAAATTGCACGGCCGAGTCGTCGCGACGGAGCGCTATGCAGCGGTGCTCGATGGGTTGTTTTCGCAACCCGGCGGCGACGTGATCGACGTGATCGTCAACGCCTGCACGCATTTCCCGCTGGTGGAAGCGGAGCTTGCGGCCGCTGCACCCGGTGCGCGCTTCGTCGATGGCGGACCGGGGATCGCGCGACGGATCGTGCATCTCATGCAGGGCGAATCATGGTCGGGAGCGGGGGAGGGCGTTGCCGTCTTCACCCGGTTGGGCGACGAGGAGCGCGCGCTCGGACCGGCTCTGGCGGGGCGCGGGTTTGGCAGGATCGAGCAGCTTTAAGCGGTAACCTGGGACAATGTGCCACCTTGCGTCGC
This genomic window contains:
- the murI gene encoding glutamate racemase codes for the protein MDQRPILFFDSGVGGLSIVGPARAALPDAPFVYAADSAGFPYGTKSEAEIAARVPVLLGRLAERYRPRLIVIACNTASTIALPVVRAALDLPVVGTVPAIKPAASLSKTRTIGVLGTEATVRQAYVDDLAAKFAGDCTVLRYGSAALVEMAEAKLHGRVVATERYAAVLDGLFSQPGGDVIDVIVNACTHFPLVEAELAAAAPGARFVDGGPGIARRIVHLMQGESWSGAGEGVAVFTRLGDEERALGPALAGRGFGRIEQL